From the genome of Eublepharis macularius isolate TG4126 chromosome 12, MPM_Emac_v1.0, whole genome shotgun sequence, one region includes:
- the KNOP1 gene encoding lysine-rich nucleolar protein 1, giving the protein MVIKDAKKYNAEGAVQKKNKIKRATSNEPVVIIDDDALPTKTKGKKKKRSVEENNSYLKKKKKKKLDCKLNNAACIDFPIIMQSNSDSESIKETEKQPKVLKKKRKRRLYCEQESIPSQGQSTESQEVCVLAGKKRKRHVPDTCGGDSEYNTKRKKKKKHKLACSLILSQAEDDYSETDLSATVKTISHEMRLSDRKRTLVQNAVSKGQSRIICSIISVDHRGTSSRILKKGTADPICELQEENYCKQDQKDIARMLKKRREVAEPKKKKSKKKLKKEEVDFLLTSVGNQENHPVSTHTLWKTKSEEKQEKTNQIQNSKEDRKGLKKKKIYAKVANNCSDLLEGNKDVFDWEEKAAIKRAKKKTKKSKKERDQAARLENCSFQENSGKQHNTKRKAEKSKGSKEHEEEPISKQAKIKKEAKEREDEIQVVAIKKGNCDEIRIDKSRRQALQEEIDRESGKTKAVKEEDELDHHFGQWSTATFDSTERKTKFLRLLGGFKKGPALTQELPTNVMKHNMALARHGEEKLQRSLQAQFEKASDWKQQRGAGLGFQSAPQKHTYIDKYASKSIKLKD; this is encoded by the exons ATGGTCATAAAAGATGCTAAGAAGTACAATGCTGAGGGAGCTGTgcagaaaaagaataaaataaaaagggcTACCAGCAATGAGCCTGTTGTTATAATAGATGATGATGCTCTACCCACAAAgaccaaggggaaaaaaaagaaacgcTCAGTAGAAGAGAAcaattcatatctgaagaagaagaagaagaagaaactggactgtaaattaaataaTGCAGCATGCATAGACTTTCCCATTATTATGCAAAGCAATTCAGATTCAGAATcaataaaagaaacagaaaaacaacctAAGGTgttaaagaaaaagaggaaaagaagactTTACTGTGAGCAAGAGAGCATTCCAAGCCAAGGCCAATCAACAGAAAGTCAGGAAGTCTGTGTCCTTGCTGGTAAAAAACGCAAAAGGCATGTCCCTGACACCTGTGGAGGTGACAGTGAATATAAtacaaagaggaagaagaagaagaaacacaaGCTTGCTTGTTCCTTGATTCTGTCACAAGCTGAAGATGATTATTCTGAGACAGACTTGTCTGCCACGGTAAAAACCATTTCTCATGAAATGAGGCTCTCAGATAGAAAACGGACTCTTGTCCAGAATGCTGTAAGCAAGGGGCAAAGCAGAATTATTTGCTCTATAATATCTGTGGACCATCGAGGAACCAGCAGTAGGATTTTGAAGAAAGGTACTGCAGACCCAATCTGTGAGCTACAAGAAGAAAATTATTGTAAGCAAGATCAGAAGGACATAGCCCGTATGttgaaaaagagaagagaagtAGCAGAGCCAAAGAAGAAAAAGTCAAAGAAGAAGTTGAAGAAGGAGGAAGTTGATTTCCTTTTGACATCTGTAGGTAACCAGGAAAACCATCCTGTTTCTACACATACTCTTTGGAAGACCAAATCAGAAGAAAAACAGGAGAAAACTAATCAGATCCAGAACTCTAAAGAAGACAGAAAAGGcctcaagaagaaaaaaatctatgCCAAAGTTGCAAATAATTGCTCAGATCTtctggagggcaacaaagatgtgTTTGACTGGGAGGAGAAAGCAGCAATAAAAAGAGctaaaaagaaaaccaaaaaatCAAAGAAGGAGAGAGATCAAGCAGCACGTTTAGAGAACTGCAGCTTCCAAGAGAACAGTGGTAAGCAGCATAACACCAAGAGGAAGGCAGAGAAGAGCAAAGGGTCCAAGGAACATGAGGAAGAGCCCATTTCGAAGCAAGCAAAAATCAAGAAAGAAGCAAAG GAAAGGGAAGATGAAATACAAGTTGTGGCAATTAAGAAAGGAAACTGCGATGAAATACGCATAGACAAG TCAAGACGGCAGGCtctccaagaagaaattgatcggGAATCCGGTAAAACAAAGGCCGTCAAGGAAGAGGACGAATTG GATCACCATTTTGGTCAGTGGAGCACGGCAACCTTTGACAGTACAGAGCGAAAAACAAAGTTTCTCAGACTGTTGGGTGGTTTTAAGAAAGGTCCAGCGTTGACCCAGGAGCTGCCAACAAATGTGATGAAACATAACATGGCTCTGGCCAGGCATGGAGAGGAGAAACTGCAGCGGTCCCTGCAGGCTCAGTTTGAGAAAGCATCGGATTGGAAGCAACAGCGAGGCGCCGGCCTCGGGTTCCAGTCAGCTCCTCAGAAACACACATACATAGATAAATATGCTTCGAAATCTATAAAATTAAAGGACTAA